One Peromyscus leucopus breed LL Stock chromosome 4, UCI_PerLeu_2.1, whole genome shotgun sequence genomic region harbors:
- the LOC114699480 gene encoding solute carrier organic anion transporter family member 4C1-like, which yields MQSAKGIENPAFVPSSPDTPRRASASPSQVEVSAVTSRNQNGDPQPRESEEPQKSSEPSLPSSTSPASDEPPGSQLCELEEGPCGWRDFHPRCLQLCNTPQGFLLHYCLLALTQGVVVNGLVNISISTIEMRYEMKSSLTGLISSSYDISFCVLSLFVSFFGERGHKPRWLAFASFMIGLGALVFSLPHFFSGKYELGSVFEDTCLAARNDTGCESSTSLLSNYLYVFVLGQLLLGTGGTPLYTLGTAFIDDSVPTHKSSLYIGIGYSMSILGPAIGYVLGGQLLTMYIDVEMGQSSDVTEDDPRWLGAWWIGFLLAWIFAWSLIIPFSCFPKHLPGTAKIQAGKISQTHQHSSTSFQHTDENFGKSIKDFPTAVKNLLRNTVFICLVLSTTSEALVTTGFATFLPKFIENQFGMTSSFAAILGGAVLIPGAALGQILGGVLVSKFKMKCKNTMKFALFTSGVALVLSFVFIYAKCENEPFAGVSESYNGTGELGNLIAPCNANCSCLRSYYYPLCGSDGIQYFSPCFAGCLTSVPNRKPKVYYNCSCIERKVEITSTAESTDFEAKAGKCETRCTNLPVFLSIFFIIVVFTFMAGTPITVSILRCVNHRQRSLALGVQFMVLRLLGTIPGPIIFGVTIDSTCVLWDVNECGIKGACWIYDNIRMAHMLVAISVTCKIVTMFFNGLAVVLYKPPPPGTEVSFQSQNVIVSTISIEEDFNKAENEE from the coding sequence ATGCAGAGCGCCAAAGGAATTGAGAACCCGGCTTTCGTCCCTTCCAGCCCGGACACCCCACGCCGTGcgtctgcttctccctcccaggtGGAGGTCTCTGCTGTGACCTCCAGGAATCAGAATGGGGATCCTCAGCCTCGGGAATCTGAGGAGCCCCAGAAGtcgtctgagccatctctgccttcttcaACTTCTCCAGCTTCGGATGAGCCGCCGGGGTCACAGCTATGCGAACTAGAGGAGGGACCTTGCGGGTGGAGGGACTTCCACCCCAGGTGTCTCCAGCTCTGCAACACTCCCCAAGGCTTTCTGCTTCACTACTGCCTCTTGGCCCTCACGCAAGGTGTTGTTGTCAATGGCCTAGTAAACATTAGCATTTCCACCATCGAGATGCGCTATGAAATGAAGAGCTCACTGACCGGTTTGATATCATCCAGTTACGATATCTCCTtctgtgttttgtctttatttgtatCGTTCTTCGGTGAGAGAGGACACAAACCTCGCTGGCTTGCATTTGCATCTTTCATGATAGGACTGGGAGCTCTGGTCTTTTCCTTGCCACACTTTTTCAGTGGAAAATATGAATTGGGATCCGTCTTTGAAGATACTTGCTTAGCAGCAAGGAATGACACCGGATGTGAGTCCTCCACCTCTTTGCTATCTAACTACTTGTATGTCTTTGTCCTGGGACAACTGTTGCTTGGGACTGGAGGAACTCCACTCTACACCCTGGGAACGGCCTTTATTGATGACTCTGTGCCCACACACAAATCTTCTCTGTATATAGGAATTGGATACTCTATGTCAATCTTAGGTCCTGCCATTGGCTATGTGTTGGGTGGACAGCTGTTGACAATGTACATTGATGTTGAAATGGGACAAAGTTCTGATGTCACTGAGGATGATCCACGGTGGTTGGGTGCTTGGTGGATTGGATTTCTTTTAGCTTGGATCTTTGCTTGGTCTTTGATAATACCTTTCTCCTGTTTTCCAAAACATTTACCAGGAACAGCAAAAATTCAAGCTGGCAAAATTTCCCAGACTCATCAGCATAGTAGTACTTCCTTCCAACATACAGATGAAAATTTTGGAAAAAGTATTAAAGATTTTCCAACTGCTGTGAAGAATTTGTTGAGGAATACTGTGTTTATATGTTTAGTTCTATCCACTACTTCTGAAGCACTAGTTACTACAGGATTTGCAACGTTTTTACCCAAATTTATAGAAAATCAGTTTGGAATGACATCCAGCTTTGCAGCTATCCTTGGAGGAGCTGTTTTAATCCctggagctgctcttggtcaAATCTTAGGTGGTGTTCTTGTTTCAAAGTTCAAAATGAAGTGTAAAAATACGATGAAGTTTGCGTTGTTTACATCTGGAGTAGCACTTGTGCtgagttttgtatttatttatgcaaaATGTGAAAATGAGCCATTTGCTGGTGTTTCTGAATCATATAATGGAACAGGAGAACTGGGGAATTTGATTGCTCCCTGTAATGCCAATTGCAGCTGTTTGCGGTCCTACTATTACCCCCTCTGCGGAAGTGATGGGATCCAGTACTTTTCTCCCTGCTTTGCAGGCTGTTTAACCTCGGTTCCAAACAGGAAACCAAAGGTATATTACAATTGTTCCTGTATTGAAAGGAAAGTAGAGATCACATCTACTGCAGAAAGCACCGATTTTGAAGCTAAAGCTGGAAAATGCGAAACTCGGTGCACAAACTTGCCCGTATTTCttagtattttcttcattattgttgTCTTTACCTTTATGGCAGGTACTCCGATAACTGTGTCTATATTAAGGTGTGTCAATCACAGACAGCGGTCTCTAGCATTAGGGGTACAGTTCATGGTACTGCGATTGTTAGGCACAATACCTGGACCAATTATATTTGGTGTCACAATAGACAGCACATGTGTTCTGTGGGATGTCAATGAATGTGGAATAAAAGGAGCTTGTTGGATTTATGATAACATCAGGATGGCCCATATGCTGGTAGCCATAAGTGTTACTTGTAAAATTGTAACCATGTTCTTCAATGGACTTGCAGTTGTCCTCTATaaaccaccaccgccaggcacaGAGGTGTCGTTTCAGAGTCAGAATGTAATTGTGTCTACTATTTCGATAGAAGAGGACTTCAACAAAgcagaaaatgaagaatga